A single region of the Mechercharimyces sp. CAU 1602 genome encodes:
- a CDS encoding biotin/lipoate A/B protein ligase family protein, whose translation MKMKSEWRFIVSGPQSGAENMAVDEAILTASSEGMAPPTIRFYEWDPAAVSIGYFQRVQEELDIEKIYKNKLGLVRRATGGRAILHQRELTYSVILSEQYPGMPTSVTDSYRVISRGLMEGFRNLGLSAEMTAPLAGKLRTETAACFDTPSSYELVVEGRKVAGSAQTRQRGIILQHGSIPLDLDVEMLFEVLRFASVEEKQKMKEAFLSKAVAIEQLSKRTVTMDEMILAFQKGFAKGLDITLVPGALTAYEQELAKQLSYSRYNTDEWNLRR comes from the coding sequence ATGAAGATGAAGAGTGAATGGCGCTTTATCGTGAGTGGACCGCAATCAGGAGCGGAAAATATGGCAGTAGATGAAGCGATTCTAACAGCTAGTAGTGAAGGAATGGCTCCACCTACGATTCGGTTTTATGAGTGGGATCCAGCAGCAGTTTCGATCGGCTACTTCCAGCGAGTGCAAGAAGAACTCGATATCGAGAAGATTTATAAGAACAAGTTAGGGCTGGTGCGCAGAGCGACGGGGGGGCGTGCTATCCTCCACCAGCGGGAATTAACCTATAGTGTGATTTTATCGGAACAGTATCCTGGGATGCCTACTTCTGTTACCGATTCGTATCGAGTGATTAGTAGAGGATTGATGGAGGGGTTTCGAAACCTTGGCTTATCTGCAGAGATGACAGCTCCGCTGGCAGGTAAATTGAGAACAGAGACAGCAGCCTGCTTTGATACCCCTTCTTCATATGAACTTGTAGTGGAGGGACGTAAAGTCGCAGGTAGTGCACAAACACGACAGCGCGGTATTATTTTGCAACATGGTTCTATTCCATTAGATTTAGATGTAGAGATGTTATTTGAAGTATTGCGTTTTGCTTCCGTAGAAGAGAAGCAAAAAATGAAAGAAGCTTTTTTATCAAAAGCAGTTGCGATAGAACAGCTGAGTAAGCGGACGGTAACGATGGATGAGATGATTTTGGCATTTCAAAAAGGGTTTGCGAAAGGGTTAGATATAACGTTGGTTCCAGGGGCGTTAACTGCTTATGAACAAGAACTGGCAAAACAATTAAGTTATTCTCGGTATAATACAGATGAATGGAATCTGCGCCGCTAA
- the dat gene encoding D-amino-acid transaminase, whose protein sequence is MILFDNQLIERKNAPVDIEDRGYQFGDGVYEVIRVYGSKPFYMQAHLDRFARSAHEIRLELPYGLDILEDHLKALIEQNNLVDGNIYLQLSRGVAPRSHPFPAQATPIIVAYVIPAPRPLQALKQGVHAITTEDIRWLRCDIKSLNLLGAVLAKQEAVDRNAQEAILHRDGILTEGSATNVFIVKDGTLYTHPANNLILHGITRAVTLTLIAQEGLQCIERPVAIDVIRDADEIFLTGTTVEVTPVTHVNGHEIGTGKPGPITKQLQQAFEQLIAQS, encoded by the coding sequence ATGATTTTATTTGATAATCAACTTATTGAACGGAAAAACGCTCCCGTCGATATTGAAGATCGTGGCTACCAATTTGGTGATGGCGTATATGAGGTTATCCGCGTGTATGGCAGCAAGCCTTTTTATATGCAAGCCCACCTTGATCGCTTTGCTCGTAGTGCACACGAAATTCGTCTTGAGCTCCCATACGGGTTAGATATTCTCGAAGATCATCTCAAAGCGTTAATCGAGCAAAACAACCTTGTGGACGGAAATATCTACTTACAATTGTCACGCGGAGTAGCCCCCCGTTCTCATCCATTTCCTGCCCAAGCTACCCCCATCATCGTCGCCTATGTCATCCCAGCTCCCCGTCCCCTTCAAGCTCTAAAGCAGGGCGTTCATGCGATCACGACAGAAGATATTCGCTGGTTACGATGCGATATTAAGAGTCTTAATCTTTTAGGCGCAGTTCTCGCCAAACAAGAAGCGGTCGATCGCAATGCACAAGAAGCAATCTTACACCGTGATGGAATCCTCACCGAGGGAAGTGCGACCAATGTGTTTATTGTAAAAGATGGCACTCTTTACACCCATCCCGCTAATAATCTTATTCTGCATGGCATCACACGTGCTGTCACACTTACTCTGATCGCACAAGAAGGATTACAGTGTATCGAACGCCCCGTCGCCATCGATGTGATTAGAGACGCAGACGAAATCTTCCTGACGGGAACCACTGTAGAAGTTACCCCTGTCACTCATGTTAACGGTCATGAAATCGGTACAGGAAAGCCCGGGCCAATTACAAAACAGTTACAACAAGCATTTGAGCAACTTATCGCACAATCCTAG
- a CDS encoding vitamin B12-dependent ribonucleotide reductase produces MKIKRYFTRVGEDVFQSVQYSKRDCRITNPDGSVVFEMKGAEIPESWSQVASDIMVSKYFRKAGVPQRDEDGNVRVNEEGEPLTGPETSVRQVIHRLVGCWREWGMQYGYFDDEDDAQAFYDELVYMLLHQMAAPNSPQWFNTGLAYAYNITGKAQGHYYVDPETEKLRQGKDAYTRPQPHACFIQSLQDDLVNDGGIMDLWVREARLFKYGSGTGTNFSAIRGKGEKLSGGGTSSGLLSFLKIGDRAAGAIKSGGTTRRAAKMVTLDIDHPDIEDFIQWKAKEEKKARILIEAGFDPSFNGEAYETVSGQNSNNSVRIPHTFFTKLQKGEEWELRRRTDGQIDKRIPAAQLWNQIGQAAWECADPGIQYDGTINEWHTTPAGMDGQLGARHNRINASNPCSEYMFLDDTACNLASLNLMKFFSSEARTFHVEAFQHATRLWTIVLEISVLMAQYPSQEIAIKSYQYRTLGLGYANIGTLLMVSGIPYDSKEALALAGGITALMTGTSYKTSAEMAAELGPFTAYKSNRSSMLRVIRNHRRAAYHAHAEEYEGLTVQPLGIDPQYCPAELLEAARTSWDEALELGERVGYRNAQTTLLAPTGTIGLLMDCDTTGVEPDFALVKFKKLAGGGYFKIANQSIRPALKNLGYKPEEIEEILHYVTGTLTLKDAPHINRDTLRLKGLTDEEISRVEEKLPSVFDLSFAFNVWSIGKEGCERLGFSASEYEASDFQLLRALGFSKREIEEAGEVICGRMTVEGAPHLKKDDYAVFDTASPCGKHGKRFIHYMGHLRMMAAAQPFLSGAISKTINMPHSSSVEEISYAYEEGWKLGLKAVALYRDGSKSSQPLNSRHDEEEEEQQEEKTERGHEALSMVSLTAASMLEEEIGQGHVASVRRRLPRKREGFTQEARIAGQKIFVRTGEYEDGSLGEIFIDMHKAGSTMRGMLDAFAVAVSLGLQHGVPLEKYVDSMTFTRFEPAGTVDHPNVKMATSVIDYVFRMLGMEYLEKTDFVQIPPRTEELRAYATKKRAAGESNEWNSPSARAEMEKAYQEVTGTAAESGNREAIRASSGAPLCIECGGMTKRNGSCYVCLDCGATTGCS; encoded by the coding sequence TTGAAAATAAAACGCTATTTCACACGAGTTGGAGAAGACGTCTTTCAATCTGTTCAGTATAGTAAGCGAGATTGTCGTATTACGAACCCCGATGGATCGGTCGTTTTTGAAATGAAGGGAGCAGAAATCCCGGAATCCTGGAGTCAAGTGGCTTCAGACATTATGGTTTCGAAATATTTTCGCAAGGCGGGGGTTCCTCAGCGAGATGAAGATGGAAATGTACGTGTAAATGAAGAAGGAGAACCACTGACAGGGCCTGAAACAAGTGTGCGACAAGTGATTCATCGCTTGGTGGGATGTTGGCGTGAGTGGGGTATGCAATATGGATATTTTGATGATGAAGACGATGCGCAAGCATTTTATGATGAGCTTGTATATATGTTGTTGCACCAGATGGCAGCACCCAATTCTCCACAATGGTTTAATACAGGACTAGCATATGCCTATAACATTACTGGGAAAGCACAGGGCCATTACTACGTGGATCCAGAGACGGAGAAATTACGGCAGGGAAAAGATGCCTATACACGGCCACAACCACATGCTTGTTTTATTCAATCTTTGCAAGATGATTTGGTTAATGATGGCGGTATCATGGATTTGTGGGTACGTGAAGCCCGACTCTTTAAGTACGGGAGCGGTACTGGGACCAACTTCTCTGCGATTCGTGGTAAGGGGGAGAAACTTTCAGGTGGAGGAACATCTTCCGGGCTACTTTCTTTTCTGAAGATCGGTGATCGTGCTGCTGGAGCTATCAAGTCAGGCGGGACTACACGTCGTGCTGCTAAGATGGTGACGTTGGATATTGATCACCCAGATATTGAAGACTTTATTCAATGGAAAGCGAAGGAAGAAAAGAAAGCGAGGATTTTAATTGAAGCAGGCTTCGATCCTTCGTTTAATGGTGAAGCGTATGAGACTGTTTCTGGACAAAACTCGAATAATTCGGTGCGGATTCCACACACATTTTTTACGAAGTTACAAAAGGGTGAGGAGTGGGAGTTGCGGAGGCGTACTGATGGGCAAATAGATAAAAGGATTCCAGCCGCACAATTATGGAATCAAATAGGGCAAGCCGCCTGGGAATGCGCAGATCCGGGGATACAATACGATGGAACCATTAATGAATGGCATACTACCCCAGCGGGGATGGACGGTCAATTGGGGGCACGTCACAATCGTATTAATGCATCCAACCCGTGCTCAGAGTATATGTTCCTTGATGATACAGCATGCAACCTGGCTTCGCTCAACCTGATGAAGTTTTTTAGTAGTGAGGCACGTACATTTCATGTGGAAGCATTTCAGCATGCGACACGCTTATGGACAATCGTGTTGGAGATCTCTGTTTTGATGGCGCAGTACCCTTCACAGGAAATAGCAATAAAATCATATCAATATCGAACGCTTGGTCTAGGATACGCCAATATTGGTACGTTGCTCATGGTATCAGGCATCCCGTATGATTCTAAAGAGGCGTTGGCGCTGGCCGGTGGCATTACTGCACTGATGACAGGTACATCGTATAAGACCTCGGCTGAGATGGCGGCTGAATTAGGGCCCTTTACAGCGTATAAGTCGAATCGCTCTTCTATGTTGCGCGTGATTCGAAACCATCGACGTGCGGCATATCATGCGCATGCGGAAGAATATGAGGGATTAACTGTCCAGCCTTTGGGAATCGACCCTCAGTATTGTCCAGCTGAATTGTTGGAAGCGGCTCGTACTAGCTGGGATGAAGCATTGGAATTGGGTGAAAGAGTTGGTTATCGCAATGCCCAAACCACTCTACTGGCACCCACGGGGACGATTGGACTTTTGATGGACTGTGACACAACGGGTGTGGAGCCTGACTTTGCTCTTGTTAAATTTAAGAAATTGGCAGGAGGGGGTTACTTTAAAATTGCTAATCAGTCGATCAGACCAGCACTTAAAAATCTAGGGTATAAACCTGAAGAGATCGAAGAGATTTTACACTATGTCACGGGAACACTAACATTAAAAGATGCCCCTCATATCAACCGTGATACCCTGCGATTAAAAGGGTTAACCGATGAAGAGATTAGTCGTGTTGAAGAGAAGTTGCCATCTGTTTTTGATCTGTCTTTTGCTTTTAATGTATGGTCAATTGGGAAAGAAGGATGTGAACGTCTCGGATTTTCAGCGAGCGAGTACGAAGCTTCTGATTTTCAGTTATTACGTGCACTAGGTTTTAGTAAACGAGAGATTGAAGAGGCAGGCGAAGTTATTTGTGGTCGTATGACTGTGGAAGGGGCACCACATCTGAAAAAAGATGATTATGCCGTCTTTGATACAGCTAGTCCATGTGGTAAGCACGGCAAGCGTTTTATCCACTATATGGGTCATTTGCGTATGATGGCTGCCGCACAACCTTTTTTAAGCGGTGCGATATCTAAGACCATTAATATGCCGCACTCTTCCTCTGTAGAAGAGATCTCGTATGCGTATGAAGAGGGATGGAAGCTAGGCTTAAAAGCAGTCGCTTTATATCGCGATGGTTCCAAAAGTTCACAGCCACTTAATAGTCGTCACGATGAGGAAGAGGAAGAACAGCAGGAGGAAAAGACTGAACGGGGACATGAAGCGTTGTCTATGGTTTCGCTGACGGCGGCCTCTATGTTAGAAGAAGAGATTGGCCAAGGTCATGTTGCTAGTGTGCGTCGTCGTCTCCCGCGTAAGCGCGAAGGATTTACGCAAGAGGCTCGAATTGCGGGTCAAAAAATCTTTGTCCGCACCGGGGAGTACGAAGATGGTAGCCTAGGTGAGATTTTTATCGATATGCATAAGGCGGGTAGTACGATGAGAGGAATGTTGGATGCATTTGCAGTTGCGGTCTCCCTCGGATTGCAACATGGTGTCCCGCTGGAAAAATATGTAGACTCGATGACATTTACACGGTTTGAACCAGCAGGTACTGTGGATCATCCCAATGTGAAGATGGCCACCTCTGTTATTGATTATGTTTTTCGGATGTTAGGGATGGAGTATCTGGAGAAGACTGACTTCGTGCAAATACCTCCTCGTACAGAGGAACTACGTGCATATGCGACAAAGAAAAGAGCAGCGGGTGAAAGCAATGAATGGAATTCTCCATCTGCACGAGCGGAGATGGAAAAAGCGTATCAAGAAGTGACAGGAACTGCAGCAGAGTCTGGTAATCGTGAGGCGATACGGGCTAGTAGTGGAGCTCCATTATGTATAGAGTGTGGAGGAATGACGAAGCGTAATGGATCTTGTTATGTATGTCTAGATTGTGGTGCGACAACAGGCTGTTCGTAA
- a CDS encoding GDSL-type esterase/lipase family protein: MSNPYIYTALGDSITAGYSAPMKFGFVDMFYERLQGVYPESQLYNFSKGGITSSQLFAHIRRSYAVQSSISKSSLITITIGGNDLMRSYVKTTMLQQPYAFYQAKERFAYNINGILSWLRYYTEAPIYFMNLYNPYPHSLLSRQQIGEYNAVINEYAIRWNTNILDLYTLFYKHEATFIHGYQGGGLTRIRIIGENPVHPNTYGHAAIADLMWQRAAI; encoded by the coding sequence ATGTCCAATCCTTATATTTATACTGCTCTGGGTGATTCCATAACAGCTGGCTACTCTGCCCCGATGAAGTTTGGCTTTGTCGATATGTTTTATGAACGTTTACAGGGAGTATATCCAGAATCTCAGCTCTACAACTTTAGTAAAGGAGGGATTACAAGCAGTCAACTCTTCGCTCACATTAGACGCTCATATGCAGTCCAATCTTCCATCTCTAAATCAAGTCTGATTACGATCACCATTGGCGGCAATGATTTGATGCGCAGTTATGTAAAGACGACGATGCTTCAGCAACCCTACGCCTTTTATCAAGCTAAAGAGCGGTTCGCCTATAATATAAATGGCATATTATCCTGGCTACGCTACTATACCGAGGCCCCGATTTATTTCATGAATTTATATAACCCATATCCCCACTCTCTTCTCTCTCGTCAACAAATCGGTGAGTATAATGCTGTGATCAATGAGTACGCTATCCGTTGGAACACTAATATTTTAGATTTGTATACTCTTTTCTATAAGCATGAAGCTACTTTTATTCATGGCTACCAAGGAGGGGGACTGACACGCATTCGCATAATTGGTGAAAATCCCGTCCATCCCAACACGTACGGACATGCCGCCATTGCCGATCTAATGTGGCAACGGGCCGCTATCTAG
- a CDS encoding metallophosphoesterase — MKGVTHVAIYAISDLHLSFNKEVDLYHIQPEADILKPMDVFGWTEHYNTIRDHWLQEVDEGDTVLIPGDISWAMKMEQARYDFGWIDQLPGRKVCSPGNHCYYVQSKAKVRKALPQRIEWLDGDYTVVEGKVLVATRGWNLPGDRYWEEERDRRIYDRQVGRLRMALEVAAKEEPDRERIAMIHYPPVSKHSSNSEFMEVMRQFGVTTCLYGHLHGGATKEAIEGEIDGIKLHLVSCDHLHFRPLKLSV, encoded by the coding sequence GTGAAGGGCGTGACACATGTGGCTATATACGCCATCAGTGATTTGCATTTATCTTTTAATAAAGAAGTAGATCTATATCACATACAACCAGAAGCGGATATTTTGAAGCCCATGGATGTGTTCGGCTGGACGGAACACTACAATACTATTCGTGATCATTGGCTTCAGGAAGTAGATGAAGGGGATACCGTTTTGATACCAGGTGATATCAGCTGGGCGATGAAAATGGAGCAAGCCCGATATGATTTTGGTTGGATTGATCAGCTTCCAGGCAGAAAAGTGTGTTCCCCTGGGAATCATTGTTATTATGTGCAGAGTAAAGCGAAGGTGCGTAAAGCACTGCCGCAAAGAATTGAATGGTTGGATGGAGATTATACGGTGGTGGAAGGGAAGGTATTAGTGGCGACCCGGGGTTGGAATCTGCCAGGGGATCGCTATTGGGAGGAAGAACGTGATCGACGTATCTATGATAGGCAGGTGGGTCGTTTACGGATGGCACTTGAAGTGGCTGCCAAAGAAGAGCCGGATCGGGAGCGGATCGCCATGATTCATTATCCACCGGTGAGTAAGCATTCGTCTAACTCTGAGTTTATGGAAGTGATGCGTCAATTTGGTGTAACCACTTGTTTATATGGACATTTGCATGGTGGGGCAACAAAAGAAGCAATTGAAGGAGAGATTGACGGCATTAAGTTGCACCTTGTTTCATGTGATCATCTTCACTTTCGTCCGCTTAAGTTAAGTGTATAA
- the hutH gene encoding histidine ammonia-lyase, whose translation MKPIILDGHSLTLSQFEQVVYRYAPVQLAPTAIKKMQQSRNEVEQLVQEGKTVYGITTGFGKFSDVVIDQHQSNELQLNLIRSHACGVGKPLSIPAVRGIMLLRANALAKGFSGVRPEVVHFLLSLLALKIHPVIPEQGSLGASGDLAPLAHMTLPLLGLGEVYYENERISGGEALQRAGLTPLRLEAKEGLALINGTQMMTSLTALALLHAQNLLLSADIIASLTVEALSGIPHAYHPLLHHARGQLGQITTAKNMLLLLTDSGHTTEPGERRVQDAYSLRCIPQVHGASKDTYQYVEQILNRELNAATDNPLIFSDEGEIISGGNFHGQPIALAADFLSIALAEIGNISERRTERLVNPSLSDLPAFLTKNGGLHSGYMILQYVAAALVSENKTLCHPASVDSIPSSANQEDHVSMGSIGSRKLLQVVDNLYSILAVEYVCAAQALEFHPSLQLGAGGQSAYDLLREQVSPLTADREGHQDIEAAANVLRQGSLVKKVLPHHPLQL comes from the coding sequence ATGAAACCAATTATATTAGATGGTCATTCACTTACACTATCTCAATTTGAACAAGTAGTTTATCGTTACGCTCCTGTTCAATTAGCGCCTACCGCAATCAAAAAGATGCAGCAATCTCGTAATGAAGTGGAACAGCTCGTTCAAGAAGGAAAAACTGTTTATGGCATTACTACGGGATTCGGTAAATTTAGTGATGTTGTTATCGATCAACACCAATCTAACGAACTGCAATTAAATTTAATCCGTAGCCATGCTTGTGGAGTGGGTAAACCCTTGTCTATCCCAGCTGTGCGGGGCATCATGCTTCTACGAGCAAATGCACTGGCAAAAGGGTTTTCTGGTGTTCGACCTGAAGTAGTCCACTTTTTGCTTTCTCTGCTTGCGCTTAAGATCCATCCTGTTATTCCAGAACAAGGATCATTGGGAGCAAGTGGGGATTTGGCTCCTTTAGCACATATGACATTGCCTCTGCTTGGATTAGGAGAAGTATATTATGAGAATGAGCGCATCAGTGGAGGTGAAGCATTACAACGGGCAGGATTAACTCCACTTCGCCTAGAGGCGAAAGAAGGGTTGGCCCTTATCAACGGTACACAAATGATGACAAGCCTTACTGCACTAGCCCTTCTCCATGCTCAAAATCTACTGCTGTCTGCCGATATTATAGCTAGTTTGACTGTGGAAGCACTATCTGGAATTCCGCATGCCTATCATCCGCTTTTACATCATGCTCGTGGCCAGCTCGGACAAATCACAACCGCTAAGAATATGCTCCTTCTGTTAACAGATAGCGGTCATACTACCGAGCCCGGCGAACGCCGTGTTCAAGACGCCTATAGTTTGCGATGTATTCCTCAGGTACACGGAGCATCCAAAGACACTTATCAATACGTAGAACAGATCTTAAACCGTGAACTTAATGCCGCCACGGATAATCCACTTATCTTTAGCGATGAAGGGGAGATCATCTCTGGAGGAAACTTTCATGGACAGCCCATTGCCCTAGCCGCTGACTTCCTTTCCATCGCTCTAGCTGAGATAGGAAATATCTCAGAACGACGTACCGAACGCTTAGTTAATCCTAGCTTAAGTGATCTTCCCGCCTTCCTCACGAAAAATGGAGGGCTTCACTCTGGCTACATGATTTTGCAATACGTAGCAGCAGCACTTGTATCAGAGAATAAGACCCTTTGTCATCCAGCATCGGTCGACTCCATCCCCTCCTCTGCCAATCAAGAAGATCACGTGAGTATGGGTTCGATCGGTTCACGCAAGCTGCTACAAGTAGTCGATAACCTTTATTCCATATTAGCTGTAGAGTATGTATGTGCTGCTCAAGCATTAGAGTTTCATCCTTCACTTCAATTAGGCGCAGGGGGTCAATCCGCATATGACCTCTTACGTGAACAGGTTAGCCCCTTAACTGCAGATCGTGAGGGACACCAGGACATAGAAGCTGCAGCAAATGTACTTCGTCAAGGATCTCTTGTCAAAAAAGTTCTTCCTCACCATCCGTTACAGCTTTAA
- a CDS encoding PCYCGC domain-containing protein translates to MMAILSGTSLVGCTDENANNKEEAYSYQSKQQLTFPDFVHTSRIPHASDAYAYAVDHTEELSFIPCYCQCGSIDHKSVRDCFIREHDGDKVTFNEHGSGCGICVDIVLNTKVGLDEGKSLDKVRQEIDDTIGEGKEPTITPYPPKNL, encoded by the coding sequence ATGATGGCAATCTTAAGTGGTACAAGCTTGGTAGGATGCACAGATGAAAATGCAAATAATAAAGAGGAAGCGTATTCTTATCAAAGTAAACAACAGTTAACCTTTCCTGATTTTGTACACACATCGCGTATCCCTCATGCTTCTGATGCCTATGCCTATGCAGTGGATCATACGGAGGAGCTCTCTTTTATCCCGTGCTATTGCCAGTGTGGTTCGATCGATCACAAGAGTGTACGGGATTGCTTCATTAGGGAGCACGACGGTGACAAAGTTACTTTTAACGAGCACGGTTCCGGTTGTGGAATATGCGTTGATATTGTTCTTAATACGAAGGTAGGATTGGACGAAGGAAAATCTCTAGATAAGGTGCGGCAAGAGATCGATGATACGATCGGCGAGGGCAAAGAACCTACAATTACTCCTTACCCACCTAAAAATTTGTGA
- the mntR gene encoding transcriptional regulator MntR — protein MPTPSMEDYIENIYKLIEQKGYARVSDIAEALSVHPSSVTKMVQKLDEKEYLIYEKYRGLILTAKGEQFGKRLLERHQLLEEFLRAIGVKEELIYDDVEGIEHHLSWNSIMCIEQLVQFLQEKPERVDDFKAFKKKQDGIVE, from the coding sequence ATGCCAACACCGAGCATGGAAGATTACATCGAAAATATATATAAATTGATTGAGCAAAAAGGATATGCACGTGTATCAGACATCGCAGAGGCGCTATCGGTTCATCCCTCGTCAGTGACGAAAATGGTGCAAAAATTAGATGAGAAAGAGTACCTCATCTACGAGAAATATCGTGGCTTGATCTTAACTGCCAAGGGTGAGCAGTTTGGGAAACGCCTTTTAGAGCGGCATCAGTTATTAGAAGAATTTTTACGGGCGATTGGTGTAAAAGAAGAACTTATTTATGATGATGTAGAAGGAATTGAGCATCATCTCAGTTGGAATTCAATTATGTGTATTGAACAACTAGTACAGTTTCTGCAGGAAAAACCAGAACGTGTAGATGATTTTAAGGCATTTAAGAAAAAGCAAGATGGGATAGTAGAGTAA
- a CDS encoding patatin-like phospholipase family protein — protein MEADAVFEGGGMKGIGLVGALSVAERKGFHFQRLAGTSVGALVAALYAAGYSSDEIYQILMEKDFRELIPKKWHNFIPGSQAIRLWFRQGLYSGDALEEWVGGLLAKRGIYTFTDLKECELRVITSDISRGSLLVLPHELNEYGCSSDSLTVARAIRMSTSIPYFYEPVTITHSPSQTTSYLVDGGVLSNFPVWLFDEEQPRWPTLGFRLITDEFGEPYPIDGPISLFRALFFTMMDAHDNRAIKEIDKLRSILIPTLGYGTDDFSIGKKEREELYQSGVEAAEAFFAEFSFSSYLAVRGKKSRLSYRLQAGKRDFDE, from the coding sequence ATGGAAGCAGATGCTGTATTTGAAGGCGGTGGCATGAAAGGAATTGGGTTGGTGGGGGCTCTAAGTGTTGCAGAGAGGAAAGGCTTCCATTTTCAACGATTAGCAGGAACATCGGTGGGAGCGCTCGTGGCTGCCCTCTATGCAGCAGGATACAGTAGTGATGAGATTTATCAGATCTTGATGGAGAAAGATTTTCGTGAATTAATACCTAAAAAATGGCACAACTTTATCCCTGGTTCACAAGCAATACGTCTTTGGTTCCGCCAAGGGCTTTATAGCGGTGATGCTTTGGAGGAATGGGTAGGAGGCCTATTAGCAAAACGTGGTATTTATACGTTTACTGATTTAAAAGAGTGTGAGCTCAGGGTGATTACATCAGATATTAGTCGTGGCTCACTCTTGGTTTTGCCACATGAACTGAATGAATATGGATGTTCCAGCGATTCCCTTACAGTGGCACGAGCAATACGCATGAGCACCAGCATTCCATATTTTTACGAACCGGTTACTATTACTCATTCCCCGTCACAAACCACAAGCTATCTTGTTGATGGAGGGGTGTTGAGTAACTTTCCTGTATGGTTGTTCGACGAAGAGCAACCGCGTTGGCCTACACTCGGTTTTCGTTTGATTACAGATGAATTTGGTGAACCTTACCCCATTGATGGCCCAATCTCACTTTTTCGTGCTCTGTTTTTCACGATGATGGATGCGCATGATAATCGTGCTATTAAAGAGATAGATAAATTGCGCTCCATTCTTATTCCTACACTAGGGTATGGAACAGATGACTTTTCCATCGGAAAAAAGGAACGAGAGGAGCTTTATCAATCAGGAGTGGAGGCAGCAGAGGCATTTTTTGCAGAATTTTCTTTTTCTAGCTATTTGGCAGTACGAGGGAAGAAGTCTCGCCTTTCTTATCGTCTGCAAGCTGGGAAGCGTGATTTTGATGAATGA
- a CDS encoding YolD-like family protein produces the protein MDRILDRGNKMWEGHRMVLPEHIASFHEQNRKAKECVKPELSEDAITEIGYIIEKSMINRCPVVISCADRYGIEQDRGVITKINANERWIKLQSEEDYELISFQRIVSVVEV, from the coding sequence ATGGACCGAATACTTGACCGTGGCAATAAGATGTGGGAAGGGCACCGTATGGTGTTGCCGGAGCACATCGCCAGCTTTCACGAACAGAATCGAAAAGCGAAAGAATGCGTTAAGCCAGAGCTGTCGGAGGACGCCATAACCGAAATCGGATACATTATTGAAAAGTCGATGATCAATCGTTGCCCAGTGGTGATCTCTTGCGCAGATAGATACGGAATAGAGCAAGATCGAGGTGTCATTACGAAGATTAACGCGAATGAGCGATGGATCAAGCTCCAGAGCGAAGAGGATTACGAGTTGATTTCATTTCAACGAATTGTAAGCGTAGTGGAAGTGTGA